Proteins encoded in a region of the Plasmodium berghei ANKA genome assembly, chromosome: 1 genome:
- a CDS encoding elongation factor G, putative, producing MIKIFLSKNYKGLDGFILVLFFIFTIVGANGLNNKKRLSQCKSIFKHNRGGGGEGIKLFIRNKYFNKNNDLLSKHRRKCNNMHKVNIFRLKLSSNHSLKKNVDLENYRNIGIIAHIDAGKTTTTERILYYTNVIKKIGEVHEGLSTMDYLDIEREKGITINAAVTTCYWNGSEKKLGNYRINIIDTPGHVDFTAEVEKSLRVLDGGIVVFDSSEGVESQSETVWKQANRYNISRIIFLNKLDKVGANFESCIEEIKRKLNKKILILYVPVFEMSNFITTIDILKEKMIVYKNSHDFYFEDIPQEYYGIFLKYKNLLYEQIAEIFNTFLDNYLNDKIMKVEEVEYYIRKLVVEQKYNVVICGSSLKNKNVQMLLDMVVKYLPSPIDCIQNYKNQIIYKYDVNKKGEKIVLNSKKYEKGICEKMDNVSIGNDIDNGVNSETYKNVTSGSNDIYDESVNQGINHKAIPKTFNSNEKIEKDESKQNELISEELNKENIKDYNRKFVGLIYKIMNDQHLGNINYVRVYEGKVNKGDFIYNNRTKKSEKISKIFFIHSSEKYELENAYAGDIVGIVGLKDSQIGDTICNVFLRTELKKIKEIPPIISFYIYNKNKNEYEKLINALIKIKKEDHSFFFHINPDTKDLLISGVGELHLQIIINKIQKDFNIPIIYGQPQISYKETFIENVEARGKYIKQSGGRGQYGDVHIKIEPMYNYTEEEDKEYDANNNNDDRKEQNNDDMDKNCMNIDTSEVNNNIIIKNEITCGAIPSVYFDAINTGIREQCNLGVLSNSPLINIVIRIVDGSFHPVDSNEHAFKLAAGLAIREAAKKTAVRLLEPIMNINVTVPTEYLGEVISDLVKKRGKIQHIDESDEYTKEIYARAPMASILSYVSDLRKITKGRGNYTMTLHTYSLVPPYIQEQLLQKKE from the exons atgataaaaatattcttatcaaaaaattataaaggTTTGGATGGATTTATTTtggttttattttttatatttactatTGTGGGGGCAAATGGTTTGAATAATAAGAAAAGGCTAAGTCAATGTAAAAGTATATTTAAACATAATAGGGGGGGGGGAGGTGAAggaataaaattgtttattcgaaataaatattttaataaaaataatgatctTTTAAGCAAACATAGGAGAAAATGTAACAATATGCATAAggtaaatatttttcgaTTAAAATTGAGTAGCAATcattctttaaaaaaaaatgtcgATCTGGAAAATTATAGAAACATAGGGATTATTGCACATATTGATGCAGGAAAAACTACAACAACAGaaagaatattatattatactaatgtaataaaaaaaataggaGAAGTGCATGAAGGTTTATCAACAATGGACTATTTGGACATAGAAAGAGAAAAGGGGATAACTATCAACGCGGCTGTAACTACATGCTATTGGAATGgtagtgaaaaaaaattaggaAATTATcgtataaatattatcgATACCCCTGGGCACGTTGATTTTACTGCAGAAGTTGAAAAAAGTTTAAGAGTTTTAGATGGTGGAATAGTAGTTTTTGATAGTAGTGAGGGTGTTGAGTCACAATCTGAGACAGTGTGGAAGCAAGCAAatagatataatattagtagaataatatttttaaataaattagatAAAGTTGGAGCTAATTTTGAATCTTGTATTGAAGAAATTAAAAggaaattaaataaaaaaatattgatttTATATGTGCCCGTTTTTGAGATGAGTAATTTTATAACTACtattgatatattaaaagaaaaaatgattgtatataaaaattcccatgatttttattttgaagaTATTCCACAAGAATATTATGGCatctttttaaaatataaaaatttattatatgagcAAATAGCCGAAATTTTTAATACCTTTTTagataattatttaaatgataaaattatgaaagTAGAAGAAGttgaatattatataagaaAGCTAGTTGTGGAGCAAAAGTATAATGTAGTTATTTGTGGATCTtctttgaaaaataaaaatgtccAAATGCTTCTTGATATGgttgtaaaatatttaccTTCTCCTATAGATTGTATACAGAATTATAAGAaccaaattatatataaatatgacgttaataaaaaaggtgagaaaattgtattaaatagcaaaaaatatgaaaagggcatatgtgaaaaaatggataatGTGAGCATTGGCAATGATATAGACAACGGGGTTAATAGcgaaacatataaaaacgTTACTTCTGGATctaatgatatatatgatgAATCTGTAAATCAAGGAATAAATCATAAAGCTATTCCCAAAACTTTTAATagtaatgaaaaaattgaaaaagatgaatcaaaacaaaatgaattaatttCAGAAGAATTAAACAAAGAGAATATAAAAGATTATAACAGAAAGTTTGTGGggttaatttataaaattatgaatgATCAACATTTGGGAAATATTAACTATGTCCGTGTATATGAAGGGAAAGTGAATAAAGGagattttatatataataatagaacaaagaaaagtgaaaaaatatcaaaaatattttttatacattccagtgaaaaatatgaactCGAAAATGCATATGCAGGTGATATTGTTGGAATTGTTGGATTGAAGGATTCCCAAATTGGGGATACAATATGTAACGTGTTTTTAAGAactgaattaaaaaagattAAAGAAATACCTCCGATTATcagtttttatatatataataaaaataaaaatgaatatgaaaaattaattaatgcattaattaaaattaaaaaagaggatcattcatttttttttcatataaatcCTGATACAAAAGATTTACTAATTAGTGGCGTCGGAGAATTGCATttacaaattataattaataaaattcaaaaagATTTTAATATACCTATTATATATGGACAACCACAAATATCATATAAAGAGACGTTTATTGAAAATGTAGAAGCCCGAGGAAAGTATATTAAACAGTCTGGTGGTAGAGGGCAATATGGTGATGTGCATATTAAAATAGAACCTATGTATAATTATACTGAAGAAGAAGATAAAGAATATGAtgctaataataataatgatgacagaaaagaacaaaataatgacgatatggataaaaattgtatgaATATTGATACATCAGaagtaaataataatattattataaaaaatgaaattacaTGTGGAGCTATCCCTTCTGTATATTTTGATGCAATCAATACAGGAATAAGGGAGCAATGTAATTTAGGTGTTTTATCTAATTCTccattaataaatattgttaTAAGAATAGTAGATGGTTCGTTCCATCCTGTTGATAGTAATGAGCATGCTTTTAAGTTGGCCGCAGGACTTGCAATCAGAGAGGctgcaaaaaaaacagcAGTTCGATTACTGGAACCAATAATGAAT ATAAACGTAACAGTGCCAACTGAATACCTTGGGGAAGTTATAAGTGACTTGGTTAAAAAACGGGGAAAAATTCAACACATAGACGAAA GTGATGAGTACACCAAGGAAATTTATGCCAGGGCCCCCATGGCATCCATTTTATCATATGTTAGCGACTTAAGGAAAATAACAAAGGGACGAG GGAATTACACGATGACACTACACACGTACTCATTGGTACCCCCCTACATACAGGAGCAGCTTTTACAAAAGAaggaataa
- a CDS encoding geranylgeranyl transferase type-2 subunit beta, putative, whose protein sequence is MIFLEEKHIKYLNSYTIVTSVEELLFNETLKMCGVFYFICSCEILSYEIDKKEELINFILKCQNADGGFGNNINYDSHIVSTHYAILSLLILNYSFDTVNKYIYKDGNKLNDIDRANCKDEKREIDLNYENLVSDQINNISSDTDHKINKNVQNEQTIREITSQYVLSLLNTDGSVKGDIWGEVDTRFVYSAVSCLTILNKMHLISIENISSYLLTNYSICGNSFSWTHGNEYHAASVFCCIATLALTQKLYLINEEKVAHWLSLRQTNNGGFNGRAEKLTDTCYSWWIFSSLIILKKYKWINKNSLKKYILLCQDINSGGISDNPDCLPDICHTFFGLAALSLIDNIDDSEKQFNLKKMHPVYAIPIDTVKKRNLPSFGIDML, encoded by the coding sequence atgatttttttagaagagaaacatattaaatatttaaattcatACACGATTGTTACCAGTGTCGAAGAGCTACTATTTAACGAAACCCTTAAGATGTGTGGGgtgttttatttcatctGTTCTTGTGAAATATTATCCTATGAAATCgataaaaaagaagaattgattaattttattttaaaatgcCAAAATGCAGATGGTGGGTttggaaataatataaattacgATTCACATATTGTATCAACACATTATGCAATCTTATCACtgttaattttaaattattcatttgatacagttaataaatatatatataaggaTGGAAACAAACTAAATGATATAGATAGAGCAAATTGTAAGGatgaaaaaagagaaatcgatttaaattatgaaaatttgGTCAGTGATCagattaataatatttcaagTGATACTgatcataaaataaataaaaatgttcaAAATGAGCAAACAATTCGAGAAATAACTTCCCAATATGTGTTAAGTCTATTAAATACAGATGGCTCAGTTAAAGGTGATATATGGGGGGAAGTTGATACACGTTTTGTTTATAGTGCTGTTAGTTGCTTAACGATATTAAATAAGATGCACTTAATTTCTATcgaaaatatatcatcatatttattaacaaattattCTATTTGTGGAAATTCATTTTCATGGACACATGGAAATGAATATCATGCAGCTAGCGTTTTTTGTTGTATTGCAACTTTGGCATTAacacaaaaattatatttaattaatgaAGAGAAAGTGGCTCATTGGCTAAGTCTTAGACAAACCAATAATGGTGGTTTTAACGGACGAGCTGAAAAATTGACTGATACGTGTTACTCATGGTGgattttttcatcattaattattttaaaaaaatataaatggattaataaaaattctttaaaaaaatatattcttcTTTGTCAAGATATCAATAGTGGTGGAATCAGTGACAACCCTGATTGCCTTCCTGATATATGTCATACATTTTTTGGATTAGCAGCGTTAAGTTTGATAGATAATATTGATGATTCAGAAAAACAATTcaatttaaagaaaatgcaTCCAGTTTATGCCATTCCAATTGATACAGTCAAAAAAAGGAATTTACCGAGTTTCGGCATAGATATGTTATAA
- a CDS encoding liver merozoite formation protein — protein sequence MKNSWRHKALAIPFLLLSSVLCNKTFFVDILNGINIRYNNKVPINRNVSNCYGQNIGKNDNRNSSMKHHFFIQNAAQPSIISETCDIEDNNRNANILKQYIYTLSHLTIFDIDKEKDIELNISLLLKACLASYNYIKNIEIYTSNVKNKEICSFIYENRQNFEEYFNLQVLIYEKMFNSNDDIEELLTSHIKDENIYKNDLEIYKQINNNNKEFKKNILEDILFESIRLNKMIQYSLAVNKFNLFSNPILFKLFLYFKTNGIYYNIFLSTINKIKYYYSIKNINEEYKNQIFKIVGNYIAILNSIDNIYKKHDGNIL from the coding sequence atgaaaaactCTTGGAGACATAAGGCTTTAGCCATCCCGTTTCTACTATTATCATCAGTCCTTTGTAATAAAACTTTCTTTGTGGATATATTAAACGGAATTAATATcagatataataataaggTACCCATAAATAGAAACGTATCAAATTGCTATGGGCAGAATATAGgcaaaaatgataatagaAACTCTTCTATGAAACACCATTTCTTTATACAGAATGCAGCACAACCATCTATAATCAGCGAAACTTGTGACATAGAAGATAATAATAGGAatgcaaatatattaaaacaatatatttatacattgTCCCATTTGACCATTTTTGATAttgataaagaaaaagatatagaacttaatatatctttattattaaaagcATGTTTAGcatcatataattatattaaaaatattgaaatatatacttctaatgtcaaaaataaagaaatatgctcatttatatatgaaaatagacaaaattttgaagagtattttaatttacaagtattaatatatgaaaaaatgtttaacTCCAACGATGATATAGAGGAGTTATTAACATCTCATATcaaagatgaaaatatttataaaaatgatttagAAATTTATAAGCaaattaacaataataataaggaatttaaaaaaaatattttagaaGACATCCTTTTTGAGTCCATAAgactaaataaaatgatcCAATATTCTCTTGCagtaaacaaatttaatttgttcTCAAATCCGATACTATTCAAACTATTCTTATACTTTAAAACGAATggaatttattataatatattcttGAGCactataaacaaaataaaatattattattccataaaaaatattaacgaagaatataaaaatcagATCTTCAAAATTGTAGGCAATTATATAGCAATTTTAAATAGCAtagataatatatataagaagCATGatggaaatattttataa
- a CDS encoding ATP-dependent RNA helicase, putative, whose protein sequence is MSENIDDLFNVFEEDETKKNLLNNSKGPDHLNTIVEEQNGQDNIGYANGGYIMENERNINNKTTGAEIKENEIEMEINYESSEYNAPIDYKINVDNIISNHKSNNKIKDQIKEEIYNEVGSINRSNNFFNNKIRKTNGKNDQTKTEIRTNAYKEPVREKLIENSKTINNDDVLVLEEFGSDVNCIHKCVRPQSYVHNKLSESITPARTYKFELDTFQKKSIECLERNESVLVSAHTSAGKTVIAEYAIALGLRDKQRVIYTSPIKALSNQKYRDLSEEFKDVGLITGDISINPEASIIVMTTEILRSMLYRGSSLTKEVKWVIFDEIHYMRDRDRGVIWEETIILLPLMVRFIFLSATIPNGIQFAEWVSSIKNQACHIVYTDYRPTPLQHYIYPTSSESVFLICDENKNFKKDNFIKAVNALKDKSMLDENNQSGGNNKFNKRMRKNTYDIEKIVQMCHSRNYTPLIIFAFSKKECEVNATTLHKVNLTDDSEKEIIKELYENAIQILADDDRALPQVQFILPLLLRGIGIHHGGLLPIIKEIIEIMFQESLLKVLFSTETFSMGINMPAKTVVFTSLKKFDGLEKRLITSGEYIQMAGRAGRRGLDDRGIVIIMLDSPLHWKDAEKLFVGEANRLVSQFHLGYNMILNLLRIEGITPEFMIERSFIQYQMKKNLFEQIFASKKVEQKSQEILNILTNIYLDQNGDEFTKAYLLNQVKTNDVETILKNKNVKNERTHILLENNDPNETKTIDDYNNSETSNKVLKNYITTFSEISNYYITRNKLVELGETYRSLLTSKKNITQYLTMGRLLYAVEDDLKWGWCICIEGRITEEKYNINHKNNNTGNDNHIIGYYTNHTNSSNDTKFNKKNSIENNRNNTNILVVECLVPYIQNKKRKLPQNNDDDGEISKKRDLEFLPAHDRLKAQWKVMTFYIKCIYQISAVVLNIEKPFDKSSEEEIEKVKNKYNTMVNCIKGEQNIPVIGSNQMNIKDDEFFKIVKNIYYYENILNKNKLLNNKNLNKYYQLYSKYVALQFEKNILDCSIEQCKFIVLKKELNNMLILLESLNYIEITYKTHEKNQTNDQTNRSEGENYQKQIDTINEKLLTQNDTHNDITNKNNNDEKNYVVTMKGQIASAILSVDELVISELFFSNFFSKYTYDYICALLSCFVYDESTNKEITINDPILIEGYQQIIKTATIIANKMNQCGMNINVKDYLEKFKSAIMPIVLLWARGHSFMEILADSQIYEGSIIRTLRRLDELLRQMICAFRGINNDNMCEILTTATKKLRRGIPFSPSLYL, encoded by the exons atgtctGAAAACATTGATGACTTATTTAATGTTTTTGAGGAGGATgagacaaaaaaaaacctATTAAATAATAGCAAAGGTCCTGACCATTTAAATACTATTGTAGAAGAACAAAATGGGCAAGACAATATAGGCTATGCAAACGGAGGATATATAATGGAAAATGAACggaatataaataacaaaacaACAGGAGCTGAAATTAAGGAAAATGAAATtgaaatggaaataaattacGAAAGCTCCGAATATAATGCCCCAATAGACTACAAGATAAACGTTGACAATATAATAAGCAATCataaaagtaataataaaataaaagatcaaattaaagaagaaatatataatgaggTAGGAAGTATAAATAGaagtaataatttttttaataataaaataagaaaaacgaatggaaaaaatgatCAAACAAAAACCGAAATAAGAACAAACGCATATAAAGAACCTGTTCGGGAAAAGCTAATTGAAAATAGCAAGACAATAAACAATGATGATGTTTTAGTTTTAGAAGAATTTGGTAGTGATGTGAATTGCATACATAAATGTGTTAGGCCTCAAAGTTATGtacataataaattaagtGAATCTATAACACCTGCTAgaacatataaatttgaGTTAGATacttttcaaaaaaaatcaatagAATGCTTAGAAAGAAATGAAAGTGTTTTAGTATCTGCTCACACATCTGCTGGGAAAACCGTTATAGCAGAATATGCAATAGCATTAGGATTGAGAGATAAACAAAGAGTAATTTATACAAGTCCTATAAAAGCATTAAGCaatcaaaaatatagagACTTGAGTGAAGAATTTAAAGATGTAGGATTAATTACAGGTGATATATCAATAAACCCAGAAGCATCTATAATAGTTATGACAACAGAAATTCTGAGATCTATGCTATATCGAGGATCTTCATTAACAAAGGAAGTGAAATGGGTTATATTTGATGAAATTCATTATATGAGAGATAGAGATAGAGGTGTTATATGGGAAGAGACTATTATATTGCTGCCATTAATGGTTCGATTCATTTTCTTAAGTGCTACCATACCAAATGGTATACAATTCGCTGAATGGGTTAGTAGTATTAAAAACCAAGCATGCCATATTGTGTATACAGATTATAGGCCTACACCTCTTCAACACTATATTTATCCTACATCTAGTGAAAgtgtatttttaatatgtgatgaaaataaaaattttaaaaaagataattttataaaagcTGTTAACGCGCTGAAAGATAAAAGCATGttagatgaaaataatcaaagtggcggtaataataaatttaataaacgcatgagaaaaaatacgtatgatattgaaaaaattgttcAAATGTGTCACTCTCGTAATTATACTcctttaattatttttgcattttCAAAGAAAGAATGCGAAGTTAATGCTACAACATTACATAAGGTTAATTTAACTGATGATTCAGAAAAAGAAATCATAAAagaattatatgaaaatgcTATTCAAATATTAGCAGATGACGATAGAGCATTGCCACAGGtccaatttattttaccaCTATTATTAAGAGGGATTGGTATCCATCATGGGGGATTATTACCAATaattaaagaaattatAGAAATTATGTTTCAAGAATCATTATTAAAAGTTTTATTTAGTACTGAAACATTTTCTATGGGCATAAATATGCCAGCCAAAACAGTCGTATTTACATcactaaaaaaatttgatgGGCTAGAAAAAAGATTAATCACATCAGGTGAATATATTCAAATGGCGGGAAGAGCTGGAAGAAGAGGATTAGATGATAGAGGgattgttattattatgctAGATAGTCCATTACATTGGAAAGATGCTGAAAAACTGTTTGTAGGCGAAGCTAATCGATTAGTAAGCCAATTTCATTTAGGTTATAATatgatattaaatttattaagaATCGAAGGTATTACACCAGAATTTATGATTGAAAGATCTTTTATTCAATatcaaatgaaaaaaaatcttTTCGAACAAATCTTTGCATCAAAAAAAGTTGAACAAAAAAGTCaagaaattttaaatatattgacaaatatttatttagaTCAAAATGGGGACGAATTTACTAAAgcttatttattaaatcaaGTTAAGACAAACGATGTGgaaacaattttaaaaaataaaaatgtaaaaaatgaaagaacACATATTTTACTTGAAAATAACGATCCAAATGAAACTAAAACAATAgatgattataataatagtgaAACGTCAAACAAGGTacttaaaaattatattactACATTTTCTGAAATATCTAATTACTACATAACACGAAATAAACTTGTTGAACTTGGCGAAACTTATAGATCATTATTAAcatctaaaaaaaatataactcAATATTTGACCATGGGTAGATTACTATATGCTGTTGAGGATGACTTGAAGTGGGGATGGTGTATTTGTATTGAAGGGAGAATTActgaagaaaaatataacattaatcataagaataataatacaggAAATGATAATCATATCATTGGCTATTATACCAACCACACCAATAGTTCCAACGatacaaaatttaataaaaaaaactctatagaaaataatagaaataatacaaatatattagttGTAGAATGCTTAGTTCCCTATATTCAAAACAAAAAACGAAAGTTGCCccaaaataatgatgatgatGGTGAAATTTCCAAAAAAAGAGATTTAGAATTTTTACCAGCTCATGATAGATTAAAAGCTCAATGGAAAGTCAtgacattttatataaaatgcatatacCAAATATCCGCGgttgttttaaatatagaaaaaccATTTGATAAATCTTCTGAAGAAGAAATTgaaaaagttaaaaataaatataatactatGGTAAACTGCATAAAGGGCGAACAAAATATACCAGTTATTGGTTCAAATCAAATGAATATTAAAGATGATgagttttttaaaattgttaaaaatatttattattatgaaaatatattaaataaaaataaattattaaataataaaaatttaaataaatattatcaattaTATAGTAAATATGTTGCTTTgcaatttgaaaaaaacatactTGATTGCAGTATTGAACAATGCAAATTTattgtattaaaaaaggaattaaataatatgctaatattattagaaaGCTTAAACTATATTGAAATTACGTATAAAACCcatgaaaaaaatcaaaCAAATGATCAAACAAATCGTTCCGAGGGCGAAAATTACCAAAAACAAATTGATACTATTAACGAAAAATTGCTTACCCAAAATGACACTCATAATGATATcactaataaaaataataatgatgaaaaaaactATGTTGTTACAATGAAAGGGCAAATAGCTAGTGCAATTTTAAGTGTGGATGAATTAGTTATAtctgaattatttttttcgaatttttttagtaaatatacttatgattatatatgcGCATTATTATCATGTTTTGTATATGACGAATCaacaaataaagaaattacCATTAACGACCCTATACTAATCGAAGGATATCAGCAAATAATTAAAACGGCAACAATAATAgctaataaaatgaatcaATGTggaatgaatataaatgtCAAAGATTATTTggaaaaatttaaatcaGCTATTATGCCTATTGTTTTGTTATGGGCTCGTGGCCATTCCTTCATGGAGATTCTCGCAGATtcacaaatatatgaaGGATCAATAATAAGAACATTAAG acGTTTGGATGAGCTACTAAGACAAATGATTTGTGCATTTAGAGGaattaataatgataatatgtGTGAAATCTTAACCACTGCTACAAAAAAGTTGCGCCGGGGAATTCCATTTTCACCTTCCCTCTATTTATAA
- a CDS encoding MYND-type zinc finger protein, putative: MTDDILKCVHSEFKYVLISSDINNEIKELKFKGAEEKFQSTLSSYFRRIIFDEKGKYELKETIQEKLKENTNNNKKDENEENDENKNSLNTISPDLINTAIESSQTYQIIPLTVPTEKNNYYAINCYIDDIGRIKKLPYNSRASRICSTDIYGDAFLSKTYDNEDFKRCDFTIQEYEEFLKNPPKAENRWNQAQAMQDLLRQMKDQKEGVANTNASVAKPITCEHCYKEEKALKRCGKCKKVYYCSVECQRKDFVFHKRICS, encoded by the exons ATGACAGAcgatatattaaaatgtgTTCACTCtgaatttaaatatgttttaataaGTAGTGATATAAACAacgaaataaaagaattaaaattCAAAGGAGCAGAAGAAAAATTTCAAAGTACCTTAAGCTCATATTTTAGAAGAATAATTTTTGatgaaaaaggaaaatatgaattaaaagaaacaatccaagaaaaattaaaagaaaatactaataataataaaaaagatgaaaacgaagaaaatgacgaaaacaaaaattctttaaatacaatatcccctgatttaataaatacCGCAATAGAGTCATCTCAGACTTATCAAATCATTCCATTGACGGTACCaactgaaaaaaataattattatgcaATTAATTGTTATATAGATGACATAGGACGAATTAAAAAACTACCATATAATAGTAGAGCTTCACGAATATGCAGTACAGACATATATGGAGATGCATTCTTGTCAAAAACGTATGATAATGAAGATTTTAAAAGATGTGATTTTACAATACAAGAGTATGaagaatttttaaaaaatccTCCAAAGGCCGAAAACAG ATGGAACCAAGCCCAAGCTATGCAAGACTTGCTAAGACAAATGAAAGATCAAAAAGAAGGAGTTGCAAATACCAATGCATCCGTTGCAAAGCCTATCACCTGTGAACATTGCTATAAG GAGGAAAAAGCATTAAAAAGGTGTGGAAAATGCAAAAAGGTTTATTACTGCTCAGTTGAATGCCAAAGAAAAgattttgtttttcataaaaGAATTTGTTCTTAg